A single bacterium DNA region contains:
- a CDS encoding cyclase family protein: MPKIIDLSRELYHRTPQYPGQPPIIHGVWKTHEEAFADSGNVHGNSVMYFTMPDHGGTHLDAPRHFSAEGTPIGEYPLENCYVMGTCIDLRHKAPKEEITPEDLAAAVKKSGHPAQKGGTLLLCTGHHERTFPTPAYNTDNPGVNIPATEWIADQGLVHFGIDSMRPGPAGDVNALVHKVCYERNITHLESLCNLEQLLGAGPFRFICLPLKWRGGTGSPVRAVAILEE; this comes from the coding sequence ATGCCGAAGATTATCGATTTGAGCCGGGAGCTGTACCATCGGACGCCGCAGTATCCGGGCCAGCCGCCCATCATCCACGGGGTTTGGAAGACGCACGAGGAAGCTTTTGCCGACTCGGGAAACGTGCACGGAAACAGCGTCATGTACTTCACGATGCCCGATCACGGCGGCACGCATCTGGATGCGCCCCGGCACTTTTCCGCGGAGGGAACCCCCATCGGCGAATACCCTCTGGAGAACTGCTACGTCATGGGCACCTGCATCGATCTGCGCCACAAGGCCCCGAAAGAAGAGATCACGCCCGAGGATCTGGCGGCGGCGGTCAAGAAATCGGGCCATCCGGCGCAGAAGGGCGGCACCCTGCTTCTTTGCACGGGACATCACGAGCGGACCTTTCCAACCCCGGCCTACAACACGGACAACCCCGGCGTGAACATTCCCGCCACCGAGTGGATCGCCGATCAGGGTCTCGTCCACTTCGGGATCGATTCGATGCGCCCCGGCCCGGCCGGCGATGTGAACGCTCTGGTCCACAAGGTCTGCTACGAGCGCAACATCACGCACCTGGAGAGTCTGTGCAATTTGGAGCAACTGCTGGGGGCCGGGCCGTTCCGGTTTATCTGCCTGCCGCTGAAGTGGCGGGGCGGCACGGGCTCTCCCGTACGGGCAGTGGCCATATTGGAGGAATAA
- a CDS encoding XRE family transcriptional regulator: MPNKNPSTSVGARIAEARTRKGWNRNQLAEASVLSWANIDRYEEGANEPSAGRLLQIAEALDVSVDWLLGREGAEARPTAGPIDVQLRISENIQGPGRVRAEDFQAVPLVSGSIAAGSARIVEEAIEEYALIHVSQVTGRGDLVAIRVNREVGRSMLPLIQPGAVVVVDRQDKAITPSGIYAVRDDSGGCTLKRLQWTPPRLWLIPENRDEKVTFADLSGESLEDRIVGRVVWAYQPFV, encoded by the coding sequence GTGCCCAATAAAAACCCATCTACCTCAGTCGGCGCCCGCATCGCCGAGGCGCGTACCCGGAAGGGCTGGAACCGCAACCAGCTTGCCGAAGCCTCTGTCCTCAGTTGGGCGAATATCGATCGCTACGAAGAGGGGGCGAACGAGCCGAGTGCGGGCCGCCTCCTTCAGATCGCAGAAGCGCTGGATGTTTCGGTGGACTGGCTTCTGGGGCGCGAGGGCGCAGAGGCGAGGCCCACGGCGGGTCCCATCGACGTTCAGCTCCGAATCTCGGAAAACATCCAGGGCCCGGGCCGGGTCAGGGCAGAAGACTTCCAGGCCGTTCCGCTCGTTTCGGGCTCCATCGCGGCCGGAAGCGCCCGCATCGTCGAAGAGGCCATCGAGGAGTACGCCCTCATCCACGTTTCCCAGGTAACGGGCCGGGGAGATTTGGTCGCCATCCGGGTCAACCGCGAGGTGGGGCGGAGCATGCTCCCCCTGATTCAGCCGGGGGCGGTGGTGGTCGTGGACCGGCAGGACAAGGCAATCACGCCCTCGGGGATATACGCCGTGCGGGACGACTCGGGGGGTTGCACCCTCAAGCGCCTTCAGTGGACGCCCCCGCGCCTCTGGCTCATCCCCGAGAACCGGGACGAGAAAGTCACCTTCGCCGATCTCAGCGGCGAGAGCTTGGAGGATCGGATCGTGGGCCGCGTGGTGTGGGCCTATCAGCCGTTCGTGTGA